In Eucalyptus grandis isolate ANBG69807.140 chromosome 4, ASM1654582v1, whole genome shotgun sequence, the following proteins share a genomic window:
- the LOC104441641 gene encoding uncharacterized protein LOC104441641 yields MEKSLESSKQKRLDRPSSAVWDCGSALYDSFELKSFERQLGSAISARTLSMPHLPDRRALPAPPLPQPQPQPRPAAAAKKRSGISRSIQRLLRSVFKPKPSPTAAFGAGDRYSRVAGEKDGFYVVYDKSGALTTIPEAPEVEYLGKLSPEMDRFVRKTASERFAPSSIGISCA; encoded by the coding sequence ATGGAGAAATCGCTGGAATCGTCCAAGCAGAAGCGCCTCGACCGGCCGAGCTCCGCGGTGTGGGACTGCGGGAGCGCCCTCTACGACTCCTTCGAGCTCAAGTCCTTCGAGCGCCAGCTCGGCTCCGCCATCTCCGCCCGCACCCTCTCCATGCCCCACCTCCCCGACCGCCGCGCCCTCCCCGCTCCTCCTCTcccgcagccgcagccgcagccgcgaccggcggcggcggcgaagaagCGGTCCGGGATCTCGCGGTCGATCCAGAGGCTGCTGCGGTCGGTCTTCAAGCCGAAGCCGAGCCCGACCGCGGCGTTCGGCGCCGGCGATCGGTACTCCCGCGTCGCCGGGGAGAAAGACGGGTTCTACGTCGTGTACGACAAGTCCGGCGCGCTCACCACGATCCCGGAGGCCCCGGAGGTGGAGTACCTCGGGAAGCTGTCGCCGGAGATGGATCGGTTCGTGAGGAAGACCGCGTCGGAGAGGTTCGCCCCCAGTTCCATCGGCATCTCCTGCGCCTGA